Genomic window (Deinococcus arcticus):
CCGGTCGCCCCGGATCCCGAGGACAACCCCCAGGGCAATCCCGACACCGTGCAGCCCGACGGCACGGTGGACGTGGAAGTCATTCCTCCCTTCCCCACCGGCGGCGCCCCTGACCCGGACGCGGAGCCAACCGACGTGCCCCCAACCCCTGGCGGCATCAACCCGGATACGGCGCTGTCCTCGGTGCCCGGCAACAACCCCTTCCGGCCCCTGGAGGTCAAGGCCACTGAAGGGGCCGCCGGTACCACCACGACCGGGCCCACGCCCGCCCCTGTGGCGGTCAATACCCCAGACCAGTCCGCAGGCCAGCCCACGGGCAGCGTCACTCCCATCACCTCCACGGGCGGCGCCCTGGGCCTGGGCCCGCTGGCCGGCAGTGAAGGCGACAGCAGTGGCAGCAGCAGCGGCCCCATTCCCGTGCCGCAGATTCCCGGTGGCGACGGCGCGCCCAGTGTGGGGGAGGACAGCGGCAGCAGCGGCGCCGGCCCGGTGGTCGTGACCCCGCTGCCCACCACCGACCAGCCTGTGGTGGTGGGTGGCCGCACCCCCAGCAGTGGCGCCAGCGGCGCTGGCGGGAACCCGGCCGGTGGCAACGGCGACGGCAGCGCTGTCTCTGGCGGCACTGCTGGCGCGCCCGGCGCTGGTGGCCCGGCCACCGCGCGGCCCCCCGCGCCCCCCGTGGCCGGCGTGCAGGTGCCCGGCGTAACCCGCCTGCCCTCGGGCGCGGCAAGCACCCCGGGCGCAGGCGGGACCCCTGGCACGGGCGCATCTGGCACGGGCACCCCGGGCGGCAGCGACACCCTGGGCAGTGCCGGCGCTGGCACCCCCGTCACCGCTGCACCCACCCCGGGCACGCCCCAGGTCATTACCGATCTGAGCGCGCCGCCCAGCACCAGCACCCCGGCGGCCACCAGCAACCCGCTGGACAGCTTCGTGCAGACGCAGCAACTGGCCTTTAACGCGGTGGTGCTGGGCCCGGTGAACACCGCCATCTTCCGCAGTAAGGACGGCTTCGTGGTCGTCTCGGTGGGGCAGACCCTGCCCGACACGCAGGTGACGGTCAAGGAAGTCACCGCCACGAGCGCCACGCTGAGCCTGGGCAACAACACGACCACACTCGAACTGGAAAAAAGGTGAGCCATGACTAACCGCTTCGCATCCCTCCTGCTGACCGCCGCACTGGGCATGGCCGCCGCGCAGACCGCTGGCCCGGCGGCGCCCGCCACGCCCGCCATCGCTGACCCCTCGCTGACCGGGGCCAACGTGACCATCGAGATTGGCCGCTACGGTGGGCCGCTGTCCAGCCTGCTGGCCGCGCTGGCCAAGTCGGCCGGCTACGGCCTGATTCTGGACACGAACGTGGACGCCCTGCCGGGTGCCAGCGGCACGGCCACCCCCGACGCAGCCGCTACCCCCACGGGAACCACGCCGGCCACCGGTACAGCTGCGGGCAGCGCCACCGCGCGCCCCATCGTGTACTCCTTCCAGAACAAGCCCTTTAACGAGGTCTGGCCGCTGCTCATGGATGTGTACGGCCTGAGCTACGACGTGCTTCAACTGGGCGGTCAGCCGGTGCTGCGCGTGAGCAACACGCCGATTCAGCGCACGGTCACCCTGCGCAACGCCGACGCGACGCAGGCCGCGCAGCAGGTCAAGCTGTTTTTCGGCACGCCCACCTACAGCGAAACCCCGCAGCGTGACGCTCAGGGCAACACGGTGAGCGTCACCCGCACCCTGGTGGACGTGAAGCTGGACTCCCCCACCCTGCGAATTGTGCCGGACGTGCGCAGCAACGCCGTGATCGTGCGCGGGACCAACAAGGAAGTGGCCGAGGTCACGCGCCTGCTGGGGCAGCTGGACACCAGCAGCACCACCCCCACGGCTGGCACCACCACCCCCTCGGCCGAGGCACAGACGGTGCAGCGTGTCTATGCGGTGCGCGGCGCCCAGGCCGACATTACGGGGCTGCTCTCGGCGCAGTATCCGGGCCTGAAGGTGACCCCTGTAGGGCAGACCGGGCAACTGGTCATCACCGGGCCCCAGAACCAGCTGGACGCCGCGCTGACCCTGCTGGGGCAGGTGGACCGCCCGGCACCCGCCGTGACCAATGCCCAGATCACGCAGCGCGTGTTCCAGCTGGTCAACGCCAGCGCCGAGGAAGTGAAAGCCACCCTGGAAGGCACCCTGGCGCGCGACGTGAGCAGCACCGCTGCTCCAACCCCAGGCACCGGCACCAGCGCCACCTCGGTCAGTACCTCTGTGACCACGGGCCTGCCTACTGGCACAGCGGCTGCCCCGGCCACCACGCCAGCCACGGCCCAGGCCAATGCGGTCACCATCATTGCTGACAAGCGCACAAACACCCTGATCGTGCGCGGCACCCCGGAACAGGTCACGCAGGTGGCCGAACTGATTCCGCAGCTCGACCAGCGCGTGCCGCAAATCAACGTGCAGGTGCGCATTCAGGAGATCACCGAGCGCGCCGCACGCAGCCTTGGCGTGAACCTGCGTGCAGGCTTTGGTGGCTTCACGGTGTCCACCAGCGGCGGCACCGGCCTGGCAGCCTCGTTTGACCCCACCCAGAGCCTGATTGGCTTTAACCTGGGCGCCACCCTGAACACCCTGCAAAACCAGGGCCTGAGCAAGAGCGTCTACGACGGCAGCATCACCATGCAGAGCGGCCAGCGCTCGCTGGGGGCCTCGGGCGACACGCAAAACGCGTCGAGCACCGCCGCCGCCACCATCAAGAGCGGCGGGCGCCTGGAAGTCAACATTCCCTCGGCGGCGGCCAACGTGCAGGCCATTCAGAAGCAGATTGACTACGGCGTGAACCTGGATTTCTACAGCCCCCAGGTGGCACCGGACGGCACCATCACCCTGCGGGTGCGTGGGCAGGTCAACGCCCTGCAAACGGCCATCAACGCCAGCACCCTGCCCAACATCCTGCAGTTCACCAACAGCGAGGCCCAGACCACGCTGAACTTCAAGAACGGCGAAACGCTGCTGCTCAGCGGCCTGCTGGCCACCAAGGAATCCACCACCAACTCGGGCGTGCCCTTCCTGTCCAGCATTCCGGTGGTGGGCGCCCTGTTCGGCAAC
Coding sequences:
- a CDS encoding secretin N-terminal domain-containing protein, with translation MTNRFASLLLTAALGMAAAQTAGPAAPATPAIADPSLTGANVTIEIGRYGGPLSSLLAALAKSAGYGLILDTNVDALPGASGTATPDAAATPTGTTPATGTAAGSATARPIVYSFQNKPFNEVWPLLMDVYGLSYDVLQLGGQPVLRVSNTPIQRTVTLRNADATQAAQQVKLFFGTPTYSETPQRDAQGNTVSVTRTLVDVKLDSPTLRIVPDVRSNAVIVRGTNKEVAEVTRLLGQLDTSSTTPTAGTTTPSAEAQTVQRVYAVRGAQADITGLLSAQYPGLKVTPVGQTGQLVITGPQNQLDAALTLLGQVDRPAPAVTNAQITQRVFQLVNASAEEVKATLEGTLARDVSSTAAPTPGTGTSATSVSTSVTTGLPTGTAAAPATTPATAQANAVTIIADKRTNTLIVRGTPEQVTQVAELIPQLDQRVPQINVQVRIQEITERAARSLGVNLRAGFGGFTVSTSGGTGLAASFDPTQSLIGFNLGATLNTLQNQGLSKSVYDGSITMQSGQRSLGASGDTQNASSTAAATIKSGGRLEVNIPSAAANVQAIQKQIDYGVNLDFYSPQVAPDGTITLRVRGQVNALQTAINASTLPNILQFTNSEAQTTLNFKNGETLLLSGLLATKESTTNSGVPFLSSIPVVGALFGNQSTTREQTQLLVVITGNIVR